In one Grus americana isolate bGruAme1 chromosome 1, bGruAme1.mat, whole genome shotgun sequence genomic region, the following are encoded:
- the LOC129215389 gene encoding cadherin-related family member 5-like: MAAPSCPALLATCLALQLATARGDGCSGFGNLFTEIPENSAHGSLVARLPAAGDTGSAGLQLCLAGADAAWFYLDGRSVRLNVSAGRALDREELESPVLMVALTCAEDGFSPVEYRIIVQVLNENDNRPHFQGATILTHNVSELAAVHSVVFSTQAEDADGDTLMYVIDTASPDARFFRIDLPNSGKVVLARALDFESRQQLEVVVTAVEMNTRERFNASARVRVNVLDGDDQYPQFLPCTPRTHHGLTVCTSPVYTANVTEGQLQGGPLSFSPGSVYAEDGDRGLRAAITYSLLAGQESGRFHIDNMTGAITLLRAVESSRSTPAISLSVMASQVNDANKFAVTQAVVRVLAANRHPPRFAHPTYRAFVPAGAREAALLLTFGGRVLALRAHDPDFPEGVNPQVRYSLRPGANHSQLFQVMPNGLLVARADRLHPTQTYRLQVLARDEESGETSSTAVELEVLWPGQAAPRDPSEVGSGRSPLNMGVLAGGLGALLLLTAAILFLIMRAMKKRQRQQETADRAALAIEKHPNVSLRWFQPVPAGKSAPSPPSLYYPNEGYSEGGEVPPPAAAPPLPHCHG; the protein is encoded by the exons ATGGCGGCCCCGTCCTGCCCGGCCCTCCTGGCCACCTGCCTGGCGCTGCAGCTGGCCACAG CCCGGGGCGACGGGTGCAGCGGCTTCGGGAACCTCTTCACGGAGATCCCGGAGAACAGCGCCCACGGGAGCCTGGTGgcccggctgccggcagcgggGGACACGGGCAGCGCCgggctccagctctgcctggccgGTGCCGACGCCGCCTGGTTCTACCTGGACGGCCGCAGCGTGCGGCTCAACGTCTCGGCAGGGCGGGCCCTGGACCGCGAG GAGCTGGAGTCCCCGGTGCTGATGGTGGCCCTGACGTGCGCCGAGGACGGCTTCTCCCCG GTTGAGTACCGGATCATTGTCCAGGTCCTCAACGAGAACGACAACCGGCCCCACTTCCAGGGGGCCACCATCCTCACCCACAACGTCAGCGAG CTGGCGGCCGTGCACTCGGTGGTGTTCAGCACGCAGGCGGAGGACGCGGACGGGGACACGCTGATGTACGTCATCGACACGGCCTCG CCCGACGCCAGGTTCTTCCGCATCGACCTGCCCAACAGCGGGAAGGTGGTGCTGGCGCGAGCCCTCGACTTcgagagcaggcagcagctggaggtggtggtcaccGCCGTG GAGATGAACACCCGGGAACGGTTCAACGCCTCGGCCCGCGTGCGCGTGAACGTGCTGGACGGGGACGACCAGTACCCCCAGTtcctgccctgcaccccccgCACCCACCACGGCCTCACCGTCTGCACCAGCCCCGTCTACACCGCCAACGTCACCGAGGGCCAGCTCCAG GGGGGTCCCCTGAGCTTCAGCCCCGGCTCCGTCTACGCcgaggatggggacagggggcTGAGGGCGGCCATCACCTACTCCCTGCTGGCAG gcCAGGAGAGCGGCCGCTTCCACATCGACAACATGACGGGGGCCATCACGCTGCTGCGGGCGGTGGAGAGCAGCCGGAGCACCCCCGCCATCAGCCTCAGCGTCATg GCCTCGCAGGTGAACGACGCCAACAAGTTCGCGGTGACGCAGGCGGTGGTGCGGGTGCTGGCGGCCAACCGGCACCCACCGCGCTTCGCCCACCCGACGTACCGAGCCTTCGTCCCCGCCGGCGCGCGCGAGGCCGCGCTCCTCCTCACCTTCGGCGGCCGCGTGCTGGCCCTGCGCGCCCACGACCCCGACTTTCCCGAG GGTGTGAACCCCCAGGTGCGGTACAGCCTGCGCCCCGGCGCCAACCACAGCCAGCTCTTCCAGGTGATGCCCAACGGGCTGCTGGTGGCCCGCGCCGACCGCCTGCACCCCACCCAGACATACCGCCTGCAg gtgctgGCGAGGGACGAGGAGTCGGGGGAGACCTCGAGCACCGCGGTGGAGCTGGAGGTGCTGTGGCCGGGGCAGGCGG ccccccgggacCCCTCGGAGGTGGGGTCGGGCCGGAGCCCCCTGAATATGGGGGTGCtggcgggggggctgggggccctgctgctcctcaccgccgccatcctcttcctcatcaTGAGGGCGATGAAGAAGCGCCAGCGGCAGCAGGAGACGGCCGACCGCGCGGCGCTGGCCATCGAGAAGCACCCCAACGTG AGCCTGAGGTGGTTCCAGCCG GTCCCCGCCGGCAAGTcagccccgagcccccccagccTCTACTACCCCAACGAGGGGTACAGCGAGGGGGGCgaggtgcccccccccgccgccgccccccccctgcccca
- the ATP6V1F gene encoding V-type proton ATPase subunit F, translated as MRSGAPGPVAVRAMAGRGKLIAVVGDEDTVTGFLLGGVGELDKHRKPNFLVVEKETSLAEIEETFRSFLNREDIGIILISQCLAELIRHAVEAHARPLPAVLEIPSKEHPYDPAKDSVLRRARGVFSPEDMR; from the exons ATGCGCAGCGGTGCCCCGGGGCCGGTGGCGGTGCGGGCCATGGCGGGGCGCGGGAAGCTGATCGCGGTGGTGGGGGACGAGGACACGGTGACCGGGTTCCTGCTGGGCGGCGTGGGGGAGCTGGATAAGCACCGCAAGCCTAACTTCCTGGTGGTGGAGAAGGAAACCAGCCTGGCCGAGATCGAGGAGACGTTCCG gaGCTTCCTGAACCGGGAGGACATCGGGATCATCCTGATCAGCCAGTGCCTGGCCGAGCTGATCCGCCACGCCGTGGAGGCGCACgcccgcccgctgcccgccGTGCTGGAGATCCCCTCCAAGGAGCACCCCTACGACCCCGCCAAGGACTCCGTCCTGCGCCGCGCCCGCGGGGTCTTCAGCCCCGAGGACATGCGCTAG